Part of the Erinaceus europaeus chromosome 5, mEriEur2.1, whole genome shotgun sequence genome is shown below.
CAGTGTCCCATGAAAGCAGACCCCACATGGGCCAGGTTCTGGGAGTGGCTACTCAACTACCTGTCCCGTTGTCccgttccaccccccccccccacacacacacacactgcctgagGGCACCAGGGAAGCTGGAACACTAAGAATATACAAAACAAactagctggggagatagcataatggttgttgttgtggcggtctggtgtcgggctgatTGTAACAACAAATGGTAATGCATAAAGGTGTTtacatctgaggctccaaggacccaaattcaatcccctacaccaccataagccagaactgagcagtgctctggtaaaaacaaaaataataaaaataagttcaaAACAAATCCTAGTTACTTTCCTTGCAACTAGATCTTGTTCCAATTGTCTGGCTTTGGGACACACGGACAGTGCTTTCATGTGAAAGATCATATAACCTAGGAATCTTAGAAGCAAGAGCTGTAAGTTGAGCAGAGGCTTCAAGAAAGCTCCAAGGAACCCTtagctcacccccccaccccacccatggGACCAAGCTGGAGCTGGTACTACAAATGGCATACAGATAAGAGAGGCTGAGGTGCCCGAAGCCACCTGGGTGCCCACACATGCAGAGAAGTGACAGCTCTGTCTGTAGCATGGGCCCCTGGGCAGACATCAGCAACTGCTGGGTGAGACTACAACATTCTCAGAGAGATCAAGCAGATGTGGGTCTGTCTGTGCAAAAAGCACTGTATAAATGCAGATGATGGCTTTCCCTTACTGTGTGCAAACTGGGAGGAGGAACACACAGCTTCCAGGGAAGGTCTGGCCAGCCAACTGCAGGCAACCGCTCAGTTTCCCTCTCAAGTGTCAAAAATGGCCCAGAGGCTTCTGTTGATGGGaatggggctccctggaggaaACCGGGACTTTAGAACCTGCCTCAGTCTGAACTAAGGCAGCTGCTTCTTGACTTCCTCAAATCCCAATATTCAAGCATTTCTGGCCTTTGAGCCATTGGCTCTTGGTCTGTAAAAGTGGCAAACACCCTttcccctaacacacacacacacacacacacacacacacacacacacacacacacacacaccatgccttGTGAGGGCAGAATAGAAAGGTTATGATAAGAATGTTGTAGGAATAGCCTCTTCTGATGGTGACTGGGACAAGCAAAGCACAGAGTCTAGAGACCTGAGAGAATCAGGTAGGAGATGGAGAGCAGCAGCTGGAGGGTTTCTGAGTGTCTGAGGGAAGTCTGACAAGGCACAGCACAGTGTGGaagttaagaaaaagaacataCGGAAGTCATCTTGGATAAAGAAATTGCAGTGCTTTGCTCTTTCCAGGCAGAAGACTGCCCAGATAGAAACAATAGGTTGTTTTTCCTTTGCTGAAGACAGCAGAAATACATAGTGTGCTTTTGCTTTGCTTATTAACTAGATAAGCCAGATAGAACAAATATTGTTTAGCTAGCAGGAAGTCACAGTATAGGGCAAGTGGAACTGCAAAACATGCCTTTAGAAATAATATAGTAATAAGTATAAACACTGATTCTAAGATTCTGATTCTAATAAATATAGTATAAAAACTCAAGTCAAAGCACTCAGTTCTCCACCACTTGCCTCCCCTGTTTTTCCTGTTTCTCCATCCGAGTCTCAGGTCATCATTCTTATCACTGCTGTGACTTGTGCTGGCCAGGTTGTGTCCTGGCAATGGCATCTGTTTTTTTAAGGATGTGCTACATGAAGATTCTCATGTCACAGTGTAAGTAACAGCAAGTAGAAAATAAAGACTAGTCAAAATAATGCCAGGAGACAGTATAAACTCCACCAAAGAAGTTAATAAACTGCAAAGAGAGGTCATCCTAGAGTGATACAACCACAAGCAAGGGAAGATCAAGGAATGAGCAAAAAGGAGACATATTTCCCTATTAGCCAATGGGATATAGTTACtagcaactcttttttttttttttttttttttttaacaaatgctAGTTACTTTGCTTGCAACTAGATCTCGTCCCAGTTGTGGAGAggtgggtcaggagatagctcacctggtgtaGCACACACTTTGTCATATAGACGGACCCAGGTTCTAGACCCCAAACACCACATAGAAACATCATACATAGGGGAAGTCTTgtaagtggtgctgtggtgtctctctttatatgtctcttggtccctctctctctctcaccctctatcttgaaaaaaaaaatcctgccaaGAGAGGTGGAATTGTACAAACCCaaacctgtggtgaaggggagtaataataataataataataataaagaagaaaaaaacaacatagaAAAAAGTTTTCAATGGGAATTGAGTTCTGCACAGAactgtgggttttttgtttgtttgtttttggtaatatttttaaattctgtgAGTATTTGGCTCCAATGCAGTTGAGAGCCAGGATGACTTCTGTTTGGTGGAAAGCAGTGTATAGTATGACCCATAGTTtcagcaaacaaaaaacccaggatCTCATCTTACCCCTGTAGGAAACACTCTGAAGGTATGCTTGGACTTGGGAGGGAGTAACTGTGTTCAAAATCGTTAAGAGATCCAGGCAGGTTTTCCCGTAATCGCTTTGGTAAATAGTCTGCCTTTTTGTGAGCTCCTGAGTCCGCATGTGGCTGTAGAGCACAGAAGGCACTAGGGAAATGCAAGAGAAGCAGAGTTGGAGGGGGCCAGTGTGCAAGGCACTCCCGTCCTTATTTGCTAGAGAGGCCACTGGGCGCACTGAGTCCAACATGGAGCTTCATTCTTAATGACGATGTGGGAAAGTGAGGCTCTGCAGGAACGGACTCCTCCCAGGAACCATGGCGCTCTACTGTCACCATCATTAGGGGATGGGTGTGATTAGAGAATGGTGGAAGGAAAGCTGACTGACCACCAGAAATTCTTCCCTAAGATGGACTAATTTGCAATCAGCATGTCAGGAGAGAAATACTCTCtgtctagctaaaaaaaaaaaaaaagattctgttaaaaatatatagggactggggccaggtggtggcatacccagttatgCACATATgtcacaaggactgggttcaagcctcagtccccaccttatagagaagaagtttcacaagcgataaagtaggactgcaggtgtctctctctctttctctggcttcccctcccatctccatttctttgttctatcaatcaaccaataaataaatatgttatatatatatatatccctagacATATCTTTCCCTTTCATGCCACTTCGTGTGCTGAGCTGGAGTGACATGGTAAGAGGTCTCCCCTAGGGTGAGCTCTTTGGAAGAGTGATGATATCTACAGGGATCATTGCCATCCAGACTAACAGAGGCACAGGCAAAACCAAGCTCACCCACAGTAAGTGTGACTCAGTTGCCTGTGGGTTCTATAATTCAGAAGGTTACcatgaaagaaatgaatgaagaTATAATACAAAacctaatttcttctttttaaaaagtctttgtcatttttaatgagagagagagagagagagagatacacagagtgagaccagagcactgctcagttctggcttatggtgatgctatggattaaacctggaaccacAGAGCctccttaggcatgaaaggcttttttgcataaccgttattctGTCTCCTTAGCCCCCAAACCTAATTCTAATACTTCCCTGATGTTTGCTTTACTTTCCAATGAAATGAAATTATTACCTTActtatcattttttattgatgtgatatGGATTTACAATATTTGCAAGATTTTTagaatatagtttcacaccttTATTGCCCAATTTTTGTGAACTAAAAAACCCCTGTAAGTACTGCTTTCAGTTCCAGGGGTCCTTTCAAAGGAACCATTGTCCAGAGAGCAGGAGCCTGGTAAAGGAACTAGCTTCTACAGCCTGATCAGAGTGTGTGCTGGGACCAGAAATGGCTGAAGTGGGGAAGAGTCAGAAGACATATGATAAAGTTCTCGTAGAATAACAGATTAATATGTTAGTTAACCTCTGGAAAAGTAGAACTGAATGGCTAGAAGATTCAGCAAGATTCAGCTGTTGAAATCTCTCAAACAGCTggagtatctaggaataaagggGCCACCTTCCAGGATGGGACATTCCTCTGAGGAGTTTAAGCCGGGCTGATGTCACCCTATAGTGGAGGTTGAGGTAGAAAGGACTCCACATGGCATAAAAACCTAGACTAGGTAAGTTCTAGGGTGATTCCATGCTGAGCTTCTATTCTCTGATACCAAAGTACTACTGGATTCAAATTCTAAGTGAGAATATCTAAGACAGAGACCAAATGATAAACCAATAGCTTGGAGGTAGTgtgttaatatatacatatatttatgctGAAAACAATAGGAACCCAGATTCTGAAAGAACATGTACATCGAATGGGTACTAAACTGGAAGGTCCTTGAAGGGTGTGCTATATGAGGGTACTTGTCAAGTGGACTCTTTACatcatttttcaaaatttattttccctttgttgcccttgttttttattgttgttgttattgatgtcatcattgttgggtaggacagagaaatggagagagaagaggaagacagagaggaggaaagaaatacagacacctgcagacctgcttcaccacccgtgaaatgacacccatgcaggtggaaagccccgggcttgaatcaggatccttatgtccgctggtccttgcgctttgcaccacatgcacataacccactgcactaccgcccgactcccttctgtacatcattaaaaaatttttttttaaatatttatttattccctttcgttgcccttgttttattgttgtagttattattgatgtcattgttgttggataggatggagagaaatggagagaggaggggaggacagagaagagagaaagacagacacctgcagacctgcttcaccacctgtgaagcgactcccctgcaggtggggagccgggggcttgaaccgggatccttatgctggtccttgcgctttgcaccacctgcacttaatccgctgtgctacctcccaactcccctttCCATCATTTTTATAGCAACTGaatccttcctttcattttacaAAGGAGGACTGACTTTGATTCCCTACAGCTGTCCCTTCCAGACAGAACACATACTCATTCTGCAACATAACACATTCTGCAGTTCATTCTCTCCTCAGATTTACTCATTTCTTGGCTTCAAGGCTAGGGGGCATTGAGGCATAGTGTGACTTTCAAGCAAGGATCAGTGGCATTGTCTACATGTCCCTCTGTGCTGAGGAATCTTGGAGCAAGAAGATAGAACCTGTGAAGAAGCTGTTTTAAAAGCCCCAGCTGTACATACCTGCACCCCGAGAAGGAAACTGCAGGCTTGAGTAGCACCCATATTTAAGACTGAAATCCTGAAACTCAGGGACATGAGGTGGAAATTGGTAATTCCGTCGGAACTCAGTTTCTGCAGGTCGAGGAATTAACGTTTTCCAATCTGgaaatttctgatgtattttctTCATGTTCTGAACTGGGGTGGGTGCagaaatggaaaataataattaaccctcGTGGCTTATTTCTAACTATTGTTTCTCTTTGCTTCTGATGGTAGGTATCTTCCAGCGAATCACACTAAAATTTATGCTTCTTGTATTTAAAGAATGGTCAAtgttctactttttttaaaaaagatggaaggagagagggagagagagggagggggaggagggcaccGTAGCCCTGAAAGTTTTTTTCAATGTGGCAGAGGCCAGGCCACGACCTGGACTGAGCCCATGATAAAACCACACacttatagagcctatatttcccccagtcctggaacctctagggtggggctcactttcctgcatgcttctctcaatcataccaaataaaattgcatccactgatgccaacctaatcaacccaacaagtaccacctcagcatgcttcacttcagactgtgtccagagatgtcaggcgtggactgtcaacccttcaaccttattactcgggtgagacctttcctttcataggattctctaattccattccaggaggttcacttcctaacaaagtcccaaaacctagatatagaccaggtcccgtgagatagagcctatgttcacatgtatccataaactagggcgaATATatgtatctgaaagcaaaagtgcacattaggctgtagtgagtcagtataaagttcataatgaaataactgaaaaaaaaaacccacacactatccatgtgagttatttcaccagtccAGTGTGCATTTTTTAAGAAGATATATTAACCCAGAAATAACTGTCCACTTTTTTGAGCACAAGAAGTATGTGCTCACATGATTAGAAGTCATTTCCATGGAACAGACTTCATGTCAGGATTGTCCTCTTCCTCTGTTCACTGGACAGAAGAGACAGCCCTTTTGTGGTGCACCTGTCTTGCccctggggtggaggggaaggcagagtgaAAGGTTTTAGGTAGAGGTAGGGTTACTAGATAAAGCACAGGGCACTGAGGCTAACAGGTGGCTCACTTCAGaaaatgtacatgttaccatctatctgaacctgggttcaaacctagagTCACAACAGAGGAACATCAGAAGAGGGGAGCTTTATAAGAGGCAAAGTATCTTcagtatctctcctctgtctccctctccctctccttttccctctgtagaggaaagggaaaaattgTCACTGGGAGCTATGGagtggtgcaggcacttagcctcagtgataactccagtgccaaagtaaataaacaagtacAATAAAGAGACAGGGCAGTGCTGCATCTggtaaaatgcacacattaccatgctcattacctgcgggggggggggtgtgctttACATTTGTAAACATAAAGCAgagatgtgctgcaggtgtctctacttccttctttctttctttgtatgtcTATCTTTTgccctttataaaaaaaatatccGTAAGAagtggtagagtcatgcaggtactgagttcATTATTTGTGTTTGTCACATCTGGCAACCACAGACAGGGCAGCACATTTTATCCACTATCCCTGTAAAAGACCCACTGGAAGCTTATCCCCTGTGCTTGAGGATTACGTAACGCCACTGTCATCTGTGAACAGTGACATCATTATTTCCCTGAACTAACTCTGATAAAAAGTAATGAAATATATAGGCATGAAGCACCTCTGAAAACCCGACTAACTGCCAGGTTGCATGGCACTATCTGGTTACAAAGGAGTCACAATGCCCCTGAGTTCAAATGGGTTTACTCCTAACTCGAGCTACAGATTGTCTTTTTTGCAGGGTCAGAAGTACATCACACAATACCAACTTTATTCAGGACAAAAAGGGTAAAAacaggagttggacggtagcacagccagttaagtgcacgtggcacgaagtgcaaggactggtgtaaggatctgggttcgagcccccagttccccactttcagggtagtcccttcacaagcagtaaagcaagtctgctggtgtctgtctttctctccccctctctgtctttccctcctctctccatttctctctgtcctatctaacaacgacaataataataactacaacaataaaaacaacaagggcaatgaaaaggaaggtaaataaataaaatattaaaaaggggtAAAAACAAGAATTTGATAAGCAATGTCCCAACAGTAAGGAGCTACTGATGCTAAGTTTGGCTCCAAAGCAGGTATTCAACACGTCTTTTCAAATCAATTCAGATACACATTGTAGTTCAAACCCTATGTGATGTCATCTGCTGGCACACAAGTGTTTTCATACTGATTCACTTAAAATGCTGTCTAGACCAGAAATGACTCAGGAGGAGAGGGCCTGGGTACCCAGTGACTCATACATGTGCCAATAGGAAGACAAGGctacagaaaagagaaaagtcaGGGGTTAAAGtcaagatacatttttttttgcctccagggttattgctggggctcagtgcctgcaccatgaatccactgctcctagaggccattaaaaaattttttttttatttaagaaaggattaattaacaaaaccatagggtaggaggggtacaactccacagaattcccaccacccaatctccgtatcccaccccctcccccgatagctttcccattctctatccctctgggagcatggacccagggtcattgagggttgcagaaggtggaaggtctggcttctgtaattgcttccccgctgaacatgggcgttgactggtcggtccatactcccagtctgcctagaggccattttttccccttttgttgcccttgttgttgtagccttgttggggttattattgttattgttgatgttgttcgttgttggataggacagagagaaatggagagaggagaggaagacagaaagggggagagaaagacagacacctgcagacctgcttcacagcttgtgaagaaactcccccgcaggggagccgggggctcgaaccgggatccttatgccaatccttgcactttgtgccgtctTGCAACTGTGATACAGCGACCATGGGTCCCACATGGATAATGGATACCAGAAAGGCTTGGctcatttttttctgaaatacaCCTGCTAAGCCCTGTCCTGGACATGGTGAATCTTCAGAAAAGGTCCCAGACACTTCCCTTATGAACAGGTTTCCAATATATTTAAGAATCATTCACTCAGAACATTATGTAAGGTGCTGGGCAGGCCCAGAGAGTGAGCTAAGCTGTGCtcagggaagggaaggcagacaAAAGCTGAAAGATGATCataggggcagggtgggggctaaaaaaaaaaaaaaagaaagaaagatagtcaTAGTGCAGAGTGTGCTCTGATAGTGGGGCCACAGGGAGGCCAAAAGGGCTCCTAGCAAGTGGGGTGATTGGTGGGAATGTGAGTCTGCACAGTGACAGGAAGGAGTCCCTGGGGGATGAAGGAGAAGGAAGTTAGGAACCAGGCTGTGAAGCATCTTGAGGGGCTGGCCCTGAGGACTAGGATGGACTAGCACAGAAGTGAAACAACTGAAgatgaagacaaaaagaaaaagaaaaataatatatcaaGACTTACTCTGAGTTTCTTTGGAGATATAGATTGTCTTCTTTTTCATTGATCAACAGCATTAGAGTTCATTAAATATTTACTACTGAGTGGACAAAAGAAAAACTTAGAAACCTAATTGCTATGGATTAGCAATTAATCTGAACCACACTCCACACCACAGAACTCCAGTAGAATGAAACTCAGGTGAGATTCAGGACGGGAAACAAGAAGCCCAGTGGAAGCCGGGATAGAGAGATTTCAAGCATGGTGAGCATTCCCTAGAACACCTTCTTATCTTCCTGACACCAGATCACTCTCCCTTCAGAACCAATAAACAATCTCTGGACTTGGAGGTGCCAAACAGAGTAGAAGAAGGTGGGGGTAGTGAAATggtgagccagaaagagaaaggctaATAGCTTCTTTCCCCAGTTTGTTCTATCACCTCTCTGGAGAAACATCTACAAACACATCTCAGTCAAGCACCAGCCAGAAATCTTCATCTCTATGTAGCTTCTATGCAAATGTAAGTACTTCTCTCATAGGTTTTATAAACCCAAGAGCATAACATTCTGGATACAATTGTATTAAAAATATAGAagagttgggggctgggcggtagtgcagcgggttaagcgcacatggtgcaaaacgcaaggaccgacataaggatcctggttcgagccccattggcaggggttcacttcacaagcagtgaagcaggtctgtaggtgtctatctttctctctctctctgtcttcccatcctctctcttgatttatctctatcctgtccaacaacaacaacagctataataacaataacaaccacaacaagggcaacaaaaaaaaaaaaagggaaaaatggcctccaggagcagtggattcacagtgctggcaccgagccccagcaataaccttggaggcaaaacaataCAGAAGAGTCCATAGAAGAGACTCAAGTTTTATAGCTTCTTAATAAATCTACTTTCATTTCCatgaaaatacagaaagaaaagtaaattttTGCTAGACCATTTCTCAGAGAAAACAGATACAATGCAAGGAACAGACGAAAGCTATGAAATTCAAATATATCATACATATCTTAAGATGGAAAAGAAACTTACTGCCTTTACACAGGAAGACTAGGATGTTCCTTTAAGACAAAGAGAGCTCAAAGGAAATTAAatcaaaaagttaaaataaaagaaaaccttttcaaataaacagaacaaatatacaaaggaaaaaaacagtaCTATCAGAGAAAAAGTAAGAGAACTGGAGGATCGGTCTAACTAGgagaaatcttaaaagaaagcAGAGTAAACAGGCAGAACAATAATTTCATGAACAATGATCATTGGGGAAGTGGCTTAGCAGGTGGAGTCAGTACTCAAATGCATGAGACCCCAACCCATTCTCTGAACCACCGTGTAggattagtgctctggtcttggtccctctctctctttctcactctccctcaccttgtctctctcttcctctctttctatttctcacaaaataaataaatattgaaaatatattAAGAATTACACAGGGAATTAGACAATTCCCAGTGTTGTAGAACATGAGCCTCTAAGACTGAAGGAGCCTGATCTGCATGGGACGCATGATTACAGAAGGTTCTCATGAATCGTGGCACTGCAGAACATCATAGGTAATGagatttctttttacatttttcttcctttattgggggattaatgtaatGCCAGTAAATActgcagtttgtacatgcataacatttctcagttttccacataacaatacaacccccactaggtcctctgtcatcctttttccaggacctgtactctcccccaacccaccccaggaTAATGAGAAGATCTTAAAGACTTCCATGCAACAAATACAGAAAGGGTCAGACATCAGATCAGCACCAGTCTTGTTCACAGAAATCCTGGATGCTGGAAGGTAATTGAAGGAACACATTCTGAAGAAAATATGGCTGCTGTTCAGAATTCCATTTCCAGCAACCATTTGTTTAAATGTAAATAAGGTGTGCTTCCAGATGAGAAAGAACACACTCAAACAAGATTGGCCAGACACCTGCTGTGGAGAGATTAAAACTATGCACATGTGACAACAAGTcttgtaaatcatcatttcccttaagaaagtgattaaaaaaacaaagcaaaatacctCCGTGCACCAGTTCCTAGGAAACTACAGGAAGATGTGCTTCTGTAAAACAAGGAAGGAGAACAAAGGACAGGAAGGCCTGGACTGAGGAAACAGATCTGTGGCAGAGAGAAGCCAAAGAAAGTCCGGGAATGCTGACAAAGGAAGTCTTTGTTGGGGAGCAGATCTACCAAGAGCAGAGGACAATGAGGGGTGGGATCAGAAAGATGGTCCCCAGGGAGAAAATGTCACAACTGATAAGAATATTTGAAGCTATGTTTGGGGGGGGAAATCTTGGCAAGTAGTGATATGTGACAAAGTCTTTGAATAGAAAAGTGACAGGAATACCAAAAACTAAATATATATGAATCATTTATTAGATCTGGTTAGAACAAGAagacaaaaagggaaagggaacAATCACAAAGCACCACCTGGCTCAGCAGTGGCTGCTTATATAATCGCAATTTGCGAGTGAATGCTCACATCACTGTCATGTATATCACTTCATCTACCATATCACAGTATAAACACCAGCTACTTGCAGTGTGGTCATATTGAAAAGGTAGGTGAAGGGGAACTGAGAGGCAATTCCTCCACCACCACACCAGGAATGTTCATGATTTGACATAAATCCCAAATATAAGTCTAAGCATATTGTGTTAAAATAGGGATGGCCATGTAAGGAGAAATAGTTAAAAAGATTGACATGGCTCACTAGTGGGAAGTAGGCCTGGGAGTGGTGAGAG
Proteins encoded:
- the TEX26 gene encoding testis-expressed protein 26 isoform X3, which translates into the protein MEKIKKAIANQFVSHTRRDFVDRANVQNMKKIHQKFPDWKTLIPRPAETEFRRNYQFPPHVPEFQDFSLKYGCYSSLQFPSRGAVPSVLYSHMRTQELTKRQTIYQSDYGKTCLDLLTILNTVTPSQVQAYLQSVSYRDREILNRFIRSHCDFGEKVK